From a region of the Sulfuriferula plumbiphila genome:
- a CDS encoding glutaredoxin domain-containing protein, whose amino-acid sequence MVLRYRTAWCLFCMRAEQLFQCKGIGYRENSRRSQSIRRDTMIARTSRRTVPRIFVGDRTWAELAT is encoded by the coding sequence TTGGTACTGAGGTACAGAACGGCGTGGTGCCTATTCTGCATGCGTGCAGAGCAGTTATTTCAATGCAAGGGCATTGGATACCGCGAAAATTCGCGTCGATCTCAATCCATTCGGCGCGACACGATGATCGCCCGCACGAGCCGCCGCACGGTTCCGCGGATTTTCGTCGGCGACCGTACCTGGGCAGAATTGGCGACCTGA
- a CDS encoding MGH1-like glycoside hydrolase domain-containing protein codes for MKTSTAEHRRYRELQSGLTPWQLWGPYLSERQWGTVREDYSADGAAWDYFPHDHARSRAYRWGEDGLAGISDHQQRLCLSLALWNGKDPILKERLFGLTNGEGNHGEDVKELYYYLDATPTHSYLKFLYKYPQAAYPYTRLLEQNRQRGAGQPEFELLDSGVFDNDRYFDVLVEYAKADPRDLLMRITLHNRGPEAASLHVLPQLWFRNTWSWTGNTERPYIESAGEGKALARHRQLGGYHWYAEGAPTLLFTENDTNTRRLYGAEAAGHFKDAFHEFVINGRQDAVSPLGRGSKAAAHYTLDIPAGESRVLRVRLSREILPAPFADFDKIFTRRSKEADQYFDAIQEGISDADARLVQRQALAGMIWSKQYYHFDIPQWIKGDPAMPAPPKQRRHGRNHEWQHLNNADIISMPDKWEYPWYAAWDLAFQCLPLALVDPVFAKQQLVLLTREWYMHPNGQLPAYEWAFGDVNPPVHAWATWEVYRMDREQNGGKGDLAFLERVFHKLMLNFTWWVNRKDAEGRNVFQGGFLGLDNIGVFDRSAPLPTGGHIDQADGTSWMAMYALNLMRIALELAQHNPVYEDIATKYFEHFLYIAAAMNNIGDQGIGLWDEDDKFFYDVLRSPSGEMMPLKVRSIVGLIPLCAVEVLEPELLDRLPGFKLRLSWFLKYNPDIAALVSRWEEPGRGERRLLSLLRGYRMKHLLRRMLDGAEFLSAHGVRALSRAHLDEPYVFCCEDIPMSVKYQPGESETGVFGGNSNWRGPVWMPINYLLIDALNRFHSYYGDDFRVEYPTGSGRQCSLKEIADDLSRRLTGLFLRNTEGIRPALGANEKCQNDPHFRDHLLFHEYFHGDDGHGLGASHQTGWSGLVANLIRAAGRNGEMP; via the coding sequence ATGAAAACCAGCACCGCTGAACATCGACGCTACCGGGAACTGCAGTCGGGTCTCACCCCCTGGCAACTGTGGGGGCCCTACCTGAGTGAACGCCAGTGGGGCACGGTGCGCGAAGACTACAGCGCCGACGGCGCCGCCTGGGACTATTTTCCCCACGACCACGCCCGCAGCCGCGCCTATCGCTGGGGCGAGGACGGCCTGGCGGGGATCAGCGATCACCAGCAGCGGCTGTGCCTGTCGCTGGCGCTGTGGAACGGCAAGGATCCCATCCTCAAGGAACGGCTGTTCGGTCTGACCAACGGCGAGGGCAACCACGGCGAAGACGTGAAGGAGTTGTATTACTACCTCGACGCCACGCCTACCCACAGTTACCTGAAATTTCTCTACAAGTATCCCCAGGCCGCATACCCCTACACCCGCCTGCTGGAACAAAACCGCCAGCGCGGCGCGGGGCAGCCGGAGTTCGAACTGCTGGACAGCGGCGTGTTCGACAACGACCGCTATTTCGATGTCCTGGTCGAATACGCCAAAGCCGACCCGCGCGATCTGCTGATGCGCATCACGCTGCATAACCGCGGCCCTGAAGCGGCCTCGCTGCATGTATTGCCGCAGCTCTGGTTTCGCAACACCTGGAGCTGGACCGGCAACACGGAACGTCCTTACATCGAGTCAGCCGGCGAGGGGAAGGCGCTAGCACGCCACCGGCAACTGGGCGGCTACCACTGGTACGCCGAGGGTGCACCGACCCTGCTGTTTACTGAAAACGACACCAATACGCGGCGGCTTTATGGTGCAGAGGCCGCCGGGCACTTCAAGGATGCCTTTCACGAGTTCGTGATCAATGGCCGGCAGGATGCGGTCTCCCCGCTGGGGCGGGGGAGCAAGGCGGCAGCGCATTATACGCTCGACATACCCGCCGGAGAAAGCCGGGTGCTGCGGGTGCGGCTGAGCAGAGAAATCCTGCCCGCGCCCTTTGCCGATTTCGACAAGATTTTTACCAGGCGCAGCAAGGAGGCAGACCAGTACTTTGATGCGATCCAGGAAGGCATAAGCGATGCGGACGCGCGCCTGGTCCAGCGCCAGGCGCTGGCCGGCATGATCTGGAGCAAGCAGTACTACCATTTCGACATCCCGCAATGGATCAAGGGTGACCCGGCCATGCCCGCGCCGCCGAAGCAACGGCGCCACGGCCGCAACCACGAGTGGCAGCATCTCAACAACGCCGACATCATCTCCATGCCCGACAAGTGGGAGTATCCCTGGTACGCGGCCTGGGACCTGGCTTTCCAGTGCCTGCCCCTGGCGCTGGTGGACCCGGTGTTCGCCAAGCAGCAACTGGTGCTGCTCACCCGCGAGTGGTACATGCACCCCAACGGCCAGCTCCCGGCCTACGAATGGGCCTTCGGCGACGTCAACCCGCCGGTGCATGCCTGGGCGACCTGGGAGGTCTACCGCATGGATCGCGAACAGAACGGCGGCAAGGGCGATCTCGCTTTCCTGGAACGGGTATTCCACAAGTTGATGCTTAATTTCACCTGGTGGGTCAACCGCAAGGACGCGGAAGGCCGCAACGTTTTCCAGGGCGGATTTCTCGGGCTGGACAACATCGGCGTATTCGACCGCAGCGCCCCGCTGCCCACCGGCGGCCACATCGACCAGGCCGACGGCACCAGCTGGATGGCCATGTACGCCCTCAACCTGATGCGCATTGCCCTGGAGCTGGCGCAGCACAATCCGGTGTACGAGGATATCGCCACCAAGTATTTCGAGCACTTTCTCTACATCGCCGCCGCCATGAACAATATCGGCGACCAGGGCATCGGTCTGTGGGACGAAGACGACAAGTTCTTCTATGACGTACTGCGATCGCCCAGCGGCGAGATGATGCCGCTCAAGGTGCGCTCCATCGTCGGCCTCATTCCCCTGTGTGCGGTCGAGGTGCTGGAACCGGAACTGCTCGACCGCCTGCCGGGGTTCAAGCTGCGGCTGTCCTGGTTTCTCAAGTACAACCCGGACATCGCCGCCCTGGTGTCGCGCTGGGAGGAGCCCGGCCGGGGCGAGCGGCGTCTGTTGTCATTGCTGCGCGGCTACCGCATGAAGCATCTGCTCAGGCGCATGCTGGACGGGGCGGAATTCCTCTCCGCGCATGGCGTGCGTGCCCTGTCACGCGCGCATCTTGATGAGCCCTATGTTTTTTGCTGTGAAGATATCCCCATGAGCGTGAAGTACCAGCCGGGCGAATCGGAAACGGGCGTGTTCGGCGGCAATTCCAACTGGCGTGGCCCGGTGTGGATGCCCATCAACTATCTGCTGATCGACGCGCTGAACCGCTTCCACAGCTATTACGGTGACGACTTCCGCGTCGAGTATCCCACCGGCTCGGGGCGGCAATGTTCGCTCAAGGAAATCGCCGACGACCTCTCGCGGCGGCTGACAGGCCTGTTTCTGCGCAACACCGAGGGTATCCGGCCGGCACTGGGCGCCAACGAAAAGTGCCAGAACGACCCCCACTTTCGCGACCATCTGCTGTTCCACGAATACTTCCATGGCGATGACGGGCACGGCCTGGGCGCATCGCACCAGACCGGCTGGAGCGGCCTGGTGGCCAACCTCATCCGCGCCGCCGGGCGCAATGGAGAGATGCCATGA
- a CDS encoding nucleotidyl transferase AbiEii/AbiGii toxin family protein, whose product MACKIDKICPRPAKFSLRFFKSDRLLAPDVFANDIFAMKGGTAINLFVQDMPRLSVDIDVAYLPWTTPRDEALVECRVTCLAGHNSPPALRDEQEGASIPYNRATFKNKKTFCRRNIICNTITIRLMPPCSVKSCSPAFWSCRCGR is encoded by the coding sequence TTGGCCTGCAAAATCGACAAAATCTGTCCTCGCCCAGCCAAATTTTCGCTACGATTCTTCAAGTCCGACAGGCTCCTAGCACCCGACGTTTTCGCCAACGACATTTTTGCGATGAAGGGCGGCACGGCGATCAATCTTTTCGTTCAGGACATGCCGCGACTGTCCGTCGACATCGATGTCGCTTACCTTCCCTGGACAACGCCGCGCGATGAGGCATTGGTCGAGTGCCGCGTCACCTGCCTTGCCGGCCACAACAGTCCGCCAGCGTTGCGGGATGAGCAGGAAGGGGCTTCCATCCCCTATAATAGGGCAACCTTTAAGAACAAAAAAACGTTTTGTCGGCGTAATATCATTTGCAACACCATAACAATAAGATTGATGCCGCCCTGCTCGGTAAAATCGTGCTCGCCCGCTTTCTGGAGTTGCCGCTGCGGGCGGTAG
- a CDS encoding HD-GYP domain-containing protein, translating into MKPTEYIAQWLHLADCPDGERQAQQHFGQLLASLFVMAWFVEARDPYTGGHLWRVSRYARLLAEAVGLDHAEAARISLGGFLHDLGKIGVPDAILRKTARLSDEEYAVIKTHPDLGKRMLAGHPLAELVRHALHSHHERLDGTGYPRGLRDDMIPLEARIVSICDAFDAMTSSRPYRTGMPREKALAIIGDNLGLQFDRRYGAQFIALGHAGHLDHIQGHSDDGIPLQTCPMCGPTLVLRREQQAGEHIFCRNCGGEFSLEESASGLVVAPTGRVGSAEDLEPVADEALIARVVEASIQAMDIPALLQPPPLQSLPTSGGGL; encoded by the coding sequence ATGAAGCCGACTGAATACATCGCCCAATGGTTGCATCTGGCGGATTGCCCCGACGGTGAGCGACAGGCGCAGCAGCATTTTGGGCAGTTGCTGGCCAGCCTGTTCGTCATGGCCTGGTTTGTCGAAGCACGCGATCCCTACACCGGCGGGCACTTGTGGCGGGTATCTCGTTACGCCCGCTTGCTGGCCGAAGCCGTCGGCCTCGATCACGCCGAGGCGGCGCGCATCAGTCTCGGCGGGTTTCTGCATGATCTGGGAAAAATTGGCGTACCCGATGCCATCTTGCGCAAGACCGCCCGTTTGAGTGATGAGGAATACGCGGTGATCAAAACGCATCCTGACTTGGGAAAACGCATGCTCGCCGGGCACCCCCTGGCGGAACTGGTTCGACATGCGCTACACAGTCACCATGAGCGTCTGGACGGAACGGGCTATCCGCGTGGCTTGCGGGATGACATGATCCCGCTGGAGGCGCGTATCGTCAGCATATGTGATGCCTTCGATGCCATGACCAGCAGCCGGCCTTACCGGACTGGCATGCCGCGAGAGAAAGCGTTAGCGATCATTGGCGACAATCTCGGGCTGCAGTTCGACCGCCGGTATGGGGCGCAGTTTATTGCCTTGGGGCACGCAGGCCACCTCGATCACATTCAGGGGCATAGTGATGACGGCATCCCGCTGCAAACCTGTCCAATGTGCGGTCCTACCCTGGTGTTGCGACGTGAACAGCAGGCGGGCGAGCATATTTTCTGCCGCAATTGCGGCGGGGAGTTCAGCCTGGAGGAAAGCGCCAGCGGTTTGGTGGTTGCGCCAACCGGACGTGTTGGCAGCGCTGAGGATTTGGAGCCAGTTGCCGATGAGGCATTGATTGCTCGAGTGGTTGAGGCCTCAATACAGGCGATGGACATCCCGGCCTTGTTGCAGCCGCCGCCGTTGCAGTCACTGCCTACGTCAGGAGGCGGCCTGTGA
- a CDS encoding NAD(P)/FAD-dependent oxidoreductase, which translates to MDDSCWLRVSRLALDRDGYIAVSAAHRSTSHPEVFAAGDVCGRVDLALSRSGVHAVRAGPVLAHNLLAALEGRDLHTHKPRPRSLCLLATGPACHRILGGLERPRCVGLALEKPYRQTLCAP; encoded by the coding sequence ATGGATGACTCCTGCTGGTTGCGTGTGTCCAGACTGGCACTGGATCGGGATGGTTATATCGCAGTGAGTGCTGCCCACCGCAGCACATCCCATCCCGAGGTGTTTGCCGCGGGTGACGTGTGCGGGCGAGTCGATCTGGCGCTGTCTCGTTCCGGTGTTCACGCCGTGCGCGCGGGACCGGTGTTGGCACACAACCTGCTGGCGGCGCTGGAGGGGCGCGATTTACACACCCATAAGCCACGGCCGCGCTCGCTTTGCCTGTTGGCGACGGGGCCGGCATGCCATCGCATCCTGGGGGGACTGGAGCGCCCAAGGTGCGTGGGTTTGGCACTGGAAAAACCTTATCGACAGACGCTTTGTGCGCCGTAA
- a CDS encoding thioredoxin fold domain-containing protein, with protein MNTLIRHSLAIFIAFFLGLSPSWAANADAARAETLLTSLHAAKWIQEGAGPRIVYIFFDPNCPYCHKLYQATRKFVGKEGLEFRWIPVGFLSQSSLGKAAAILAAKDRRKAFHTNEDDYGFGAGPGGGIPPLSHPGGPVLRALNTNLSLMHQARLWGIPVMAFRARDGQAQLMVGSLPPDKLGEMLRLVK; from the coding sequence ATGAACACACTCATTCGGCATAGCCTGGCGATTTTCATCGCCTTTTTCCTGGGGCTCAGCCCGTCCTGGGCGGCCAATGCCGACGCTGCCAGGGCGGAAACCCTGCTGACGTCCCTACACGCGGCCAAGTGGATCCAGGAAGGCGCAGGCCCGCGCATCGTCTATATTTTTTTCGACCCCAATTGTCCCTATTGCCACAAGCTTTATCAGGCCACGCGCAAGTTCGTGGGCAAGGAGGGGCTGGAATTCCGCTGGATTCCGGTGGGTTTCCTCAGCCAAAGCAGCCTGGGCAAGGCTGCCGCCATACTGGCTGCGAAAGACCGCCGCAAGGCTTTCCACACCAACGAGGATGACTACGGTTTTGGTGCCGGTCCGGGAGGCGGGATTCCCCCCCTCAGCCATCCGGGCGGCCCGGTGCTGCGGGCACTGAACACCAATCTCTCGCTCATGCACCAGGCGCGGCTGTGGGGCATTCCAGTGATGGCGTTTCGCGCTCGGGATGGCCAGGCACAGTTGATGGTGGGATCGCTACCGCCCGACAAACTCGGTGAAATGCTGCGTCTCGTCAAATGA
- a CDS encoding glucokinase, with product MPTQDVPVSVLAGDIGGTHTRLARAAVAGRKVEILAQETYPSQDYAGLDEIVAAFACTHALHVDHACFGIAGPVVNNVAEITNLPWRVDARALADTFKLQTATLLNDLEANAWGIAALNDADFCSLHRGASQAAVIAAGTGLGEAGLFWDGHRHHPFASEGGHASFSPVNALEAALLTHLSARFGHVSWERVLSGPGLVNLHAFLLVHRRTATPPWLDDEMRTGDPAAAIAQAALLVRLYGAEAGNLALKLMATGGVGRMGRTVDAETAPLTNPEAFQYDIDLAAMAELWRRGSVVGSWLLDLSAQALHGHADLADYSTRVADSGEGRWTALAAVESGTPIPVLSAALFARFNSRNEDDYASRLLTAMRHGFGGHGMK from the coding sequence ATGCCTACCCAGGATGTACCGGTCAGCGTGCTGGCGGGCGATATCGGCGGCACCCATACGCGGCTCGCCCGCGCCGCCGTAGCAGGGCGGAAGGTCGAGATACTGGCGCAGGAAACCTATCCCAGCCAGGACTACGCCGGACTGGATGAAATCGTCGCCGCCTTCGCCTGCACCCATGCCCTGCATGTCGATCATGCCTGCTTCGGCATAGCCGGCCCAGTCGTGAACAATGTTGCCGAGATCACCAACCTGCCCTGGCGCGTGGATGCGCGCGCGCTGGCGGACACTTTCAAGCTGCAGACAGCCACGCTGCTCAACGACCTGGAAGCCAATGCCTGGGGTATCGCGGCACTGAACGACGCGGACTTTTGCAGCCTGCACCGCGGTGCGTCTCAAGCTGCGGTTATCGCCGCCGGCACCGGCCTGGGCGAAGCCGGGCTGTTTTGGGATGGTCATCGGCATCACCCCTTCGCCAGCGAAGGCGGTCATGCCAGTTTCAGCCCGGTTAACGCGCTGGAAGCCGCGCTGCTTACCCACCTGAGCGCGCGTTTCGGCCACGTAAGCTGGGAGCGGGTGCTGTCCGGCCCCGGCCTGGTCAATCTTCATGCGTTCCTGCTCGTTCATCGGCGCACTGCCACACCGCCGTGGCTGGACGATGAAATGCGCACGGGCGATCCGGCTGCGGCCATTGCCCAGGCGGCCTTGCTGGTTCGTCTGTACGGTGCCGAAGCCGGCAACCTCGCCTTGAAACTCATGGCGACCGGCGGCGTGGGCCGCATGGGACGGACGGTGGACGCGGAGACCGCGCCTCTGACCAATCCCGAGGCCTTCCAGTATGACATCGACCTCGCCGCCATGGCCGAGCTATGGCGGCGCGGCAGCGTGGTGGGCTCGTGGCTGCTGGATCTCTCCGCGCAGGCACTGCACGGCCATGCCGACCTGGCTGATTACAGCACGCGTGTCGCCGATTCCGGTGAAGGCCGCTGGACGGCGCTCGCGGCAGTGGAATCCGGCACCCCGATTCCGGTGCTGTCGGCAGCGCTGTTTGCGCGCTTCAATTCGCGCAATGAAGACGACTACGCCAGCCGCCTGCTCACCGCGATGCGGCATGGTTTCGGTGGGCACGGCATGAAATAG
- a CDS encoding zf-HC2 domain-containing protein — protein MLNCQEVTRLVSESQERSLTLREKMSLRTHVMMCSGCRNYEKNMMSLRLTARAFAKGADERVKK, from the coding sequence ATGTTGAACTGTCAGGAAGTCACCCGCCTGGTTTCCGAGTCGCAGGAGCGCTCGCTCACGCTGCGCGAGAAGATGTCCCTGCGAACGCATGTAATGATGTGCTCGGGCTGCCGCAATTATGAGAAAAACATGATGTCATTGCGGTTGACGGCGAGAGCGTTTGCGAAAGGGGCGGACGAGCGCGTAAAAAAATGA
- a CDS encoding inorganic phosphate transporter, with the protein MALLVAARLLDTRLSLVLIATVMALGGLLFASRVAETMSQRMARMDTMQGLAANLITATLVLFASTMGLPVSTTHVAVGSIAGVGADARTIDWHTVRNILLSWVAPLAAGVAWFLTSAG; encoded by the coding sequence ATGGCATTGCTGGTCGCCGCTCGACTGCTCGACACGCGCCTTTCCTTGGTGCTTATTGCCACGGTGATGGCCCTGGGAGGACTCTTGTTTGCCAGCCGGGTTGCCGAAACCATGAGCCAGCGCATGGCTCGCATGGACACCATGCAGGGTTTGGCAGCCAATCTGATCACGGCTACGCTGGTGCTGTTCGCAAGCACGATGGGGCTGCCGGTTTCGACGACCCATGTGGCGGTCGGGTCGATTGCAGGCGTTGGCGCAGATGCCAGGACCATTGACTGGCATACCGTGCGCAACATCCTGCTGTCCTGGGTGGCGCCGCTTGCCGCCGGAGTTGCATGGTTCCTGACGTCAGCCGGATGA
- a CDS encoding RNA polymerase factor sigma-70: protein MSSLFRTATRPHIVKSALKVAVVVGTVLNLINQGERKLSVESIAWMHAILNYFVPFCVSSYSAAKNEMARGNNVMSTETGRDALLPETLFNDGVFIDDLRRQMVKFASLQLNDACLAEDAVQEALVGALINANGFAGRSALKTWVFAILKNKIADVLRQKKRLVNASSLLREDDESEDFTDLLFDQNGFWQPDERPVPWGNPEASFQQQQFWTVFEACLDGLPAKQARVFMMREFVELETDEICAAAGITVSNLFVMLHRARLRLQECLENKWYSNGERSC from the coding sequence GTGAGTTCGTTATTCAGAACAGCCACCCGCCCGCACATCGTCAAGAGCGCACTCAAGGTGGCCGTGGTCGTCGGGACGGTACTGAACCTGATTAATCAGGGTGAGCGTAAACTGAGCGTCGAATCGATCGCATGGATGCATGCGATCTTGAATTACTTCGTGCCGTTCTGTGTATCCAGTTATAGCGCGGCCAAAAACGAAATGGCGAGGGGAAACAATGTAATGAGCACTGAGACGGGGCGCGACGCGTTGTTGCCGGAAACCCTGTTTAATGACGGTGTTTTCATCGATGATTTGCGCCGCCAGATGGTCAAATTTGCCAGCCTGCAGCTGAATGATGCCTGTCTGGCGGAAGATGCCGTGCAGGAGGCGCTTGTCGGCGCACTGATCAACGCGAATGGCTTTGCGGGGCGGTCGGCGCTGAAAACCTGGGTGTTCGCCATTCTGAAAAACAAGATTGCCGACGTATTGCGACAAAAGAAGCGTCTGGTCAATGCCAGCAGTTTGCTGCGGGAAGATGATGAGAGCGAAGATTTCACAGATCTTCTGTTTGATCAGAACGGGTTTTGGCAACCGGATGAGCGGCCTGTTCCTTGGGGTAATCCTGAGGCCTCCTTCCAGCAACAACAATTCTGGACGGTGTTCGAAGCCTGCCTTGACGGCTTACCGGCCAAACAGGCACGGGTCTTCATGATGCGTGAATTTGTCGAACTGGAGACTGATGAAATCTGCGCGGCGGCCGGCATCACGGTCAGCAATCTGTTTGTGATGCTGCACCGTGCCCGCTTGCGATTGCAGGAGTGTCTGGAGAACAAATGGTATTCAAACGGAGAGCGATCATGTTGA
- a CDS encoding RNA polymerase factor sigma-54, translating to MQHHNNKIDAALLGKIVLARFLELPLRAVDRLAAQVESSAGFTALRPWVSVGRLEGARVAHDAADTPQTRASPILGEVLEADRGLMFLYRRDSFAREYRFDEEGVNCLMVRAGAPAALARTLRRLRLINTRNRLTHALMQAVLAAQAAYLRSGQGLALLPLTQATISARLRSESNLSVVADAGRISRLVRGLTIMLPNGKVVPLNTLFPKPRQVHCHFVDHMIKEEKTWMAKGLLREPLTDEAIAAILEREHGIRLSRRTVANIRHDLAIPDYKRRSQGTDYLAATEGFSALLPLTAQALRTTVPAHPGVYEIRTVCASSVGGEKEACPGKSVPPVPHGVVYIGSAGDLRKRLGDHLRGSSANALLYRHVAGGAAQVRFRLISADWRVVERELYQVFCETFGVSPPCNRMSP from the coding sequence TTGCAACACCATAACAATAAGATTGATGCCGCCCTGCTCGGTAAAATCGTGCTCGCCCGCTTTCTGGAGTTGCCGCTGCGGGCGGTAGACCGTCTCGCGGCCCAGGTGGAGTCCTCCGCCGGCTTTACCGCCCTGCGCCCCTGGGTGAGCGTGGGTCGATTGGAAGGCGCGCGGGTGGCGCATGATGCGGCCGACACCCCCCAAACCCGGGCATCCCCGATCCTGGGAGAAGTTCTCGAGGCGGACCGGGGCCTGATGTTCCTCTACCGCCGCGACAGCTTCGCGCGGGAATACCGGTTCGATGAGGAGGGGGTGAACTGCCTGATGGTGCGCGCGGGCGCTCCCGCAGCGCTGGCAAGAACGTTGCGCAGGTTGCGCCTCATCAATACCCGGAACCGCCTCACCCACGCGCTGATGCAGGCGGTGCTGGCAGCGCAGGCGGCGTATCTGCGCTCCGGACAGGGCTTGGCGCTCCTTCCCTTGACCCAGGCGACCATTTCCGCCCGGCTGCGGTCGGAGTCGAATCTTTCCGTGGTGGCGGATGCGGGCCGGATTTCCCGGCTGGTGCGCGGACTGACGATCATGCTGCCAAACGGCAAGGTGGTGCCGTTAAACACCCTGTTCCCGAAGCCACGGCAGGTGCATTGCCATTTCGTGGATCATATGATAAAAGAAGAAAAAACATGGATGGCCAAAGGGTTATTGCGGGAACCGCTGACGGACGAGGCCATCGCCGCCATCCTTGAGCGGGAACATGGCATCCGCTTGTCGCGGCGCACGGTGGCAAACATCCGGCATGACCTGGCGATTCCCGATTACAAGAGGCGCAGCCAGGGCACGGATTATCTGGCCGCTACGGAGGGCTTCTCCGCCCTGCTGCCGCTCACCGCTCAGGCGCTGCGCACAACGGTTCCGGCCCATCCGGGCGTGTATGAGATCCGGACGGTTTGCGCTTCCTCCGTCGGGGGAGAAAAGGAAGCCTGCCCAGGGAAAAGTGTGCCGCCAGTGCCGCACGGCGTGGTCTACATCGGCTCGGCCGGTGATTTGCGCAAGCGCCTCGGCGATCACCTGCGCGGCAGCAGCGCTAATGCGCTGCTGTATCGCCACGTGGCCGGCGGCGCCGCGCAGGTGCGGTTTCGCCTGATCAGTGCAGACTGGCGCGTGGTGGAGCGGGAGTTGTACCAGGTATTTTGCGAGACGTTCGGCGTGTCCCCGCCGTGTAACCGCATGAGCCCTTAA
- the zwf gene encoding glucose-6-phosphate dehydrogenase, producing MDKANIAPPCLLVILGAAGDLTRRKLMPALYAMHRAGHLPASFAILGTARAEMDDAAFRAAMRAACDTFGEAVTDTEWTSFAARLHYQTGNFNDVSAYQSLAARISGLDARHATDGNRMFFLATLPSLYAGIAAQLGAAGLVHSDPDGPFSRVLIEKPFGHDLASAQALNRALHDVFREEQIFRIDHYLAKETVQNILVLRFANALFEPLWNRQHIDHVQISATEHIGVGSRGGYYEESGVLRDMVQNHLLQLLALVAMEAPLSFAADRVRDRKVDVFRALRPLIGEDAYRDVVLGQYAASADGAMPGYHQEAGVASDSITPSYAALKVQVDNWRWQGVPFYLRTGKRLAQGCAEVVVQFRTIPFCAFGEEQACTRIAPNRLVLCIQPDESVRLEFAAKVPGPGMAVETARMHFGFHGRHPDAPPAYQRLLLDALHGEQLLFARADGVEMSWRFITPILEAYADHPGAEPYAYPAGSRGPVAADTLIARDGHAWQPLGGV from the coding sequence ATGGATAAAGCGAACATCGCCCCTCCCTGCCTGCTGGTCATCCTGGGCGCGGCGGGGGATCTCACCCGGCGCAAGCTGATGCCGGCGCTCTATGCCATGCATCGGGCGGGTCATCTGCCCGCATCCTTCGCCATCCTGGGCACGGCCCGGGCGGAGATGGACGACGCGGCGTTTCGCGCGGCCATGCGCGCGGCCTGCGACACCTTCGGCGAGGCGGTGACCGACACAGAGTGGACGTCATTTGCCGCGCGGCTGCATTACCAGACTGGTAACTTCAACGATGTCAGCGCCTACCAGTCCCTGGCGGCGCGCATCTCCGGACTGGACGCGCGCCATGCCACTGACGGCAACCGGATGTTCTTCCTCGCCACCCTGCCCAGTCTCTACGCCGGTATTGCCGCACAACTGGGCGCGGCGGGCCTGGTGCACAGCGACCCAGACGGGCCTTTTAGCCGGGTGCTGATCGAGAAGCCCTTCGGCCATGACCTCGCCAGCGCCCAGGCCCTGAACCGTGCCTTGCACGATGTGTTCCGCGAGGAGCAGATCTTTCGCATCGACCACTATCTGGCCAAGGAAACAGTGCAGAACATCCTCGTGCTGCGCTTCGCCAACGCCCTGTTCGAGCCGCTATGGAACCGCCAGCATATCGACCATGTGCAGATCAGTGCCACCGAGCACATCGGCGTGGGCAGTCGTGGTGGCTATTACGAAGAATCCGGCGTACTGCGCGACATGGTGCAGAACCATCTGCTGCAACTGCTGGCGCTGGTCGCCATGGAAGCTCCCCTGAGCTTCGCCGCCGACCGTGTGCGCGACCGCAAGGTGGACGTGTTCCGCGCCCTGCGTCCCCTGATTGGCGAGGATGCCTATCGTGACGTGGTGCTGGGCCAGTATGCCGCCTCCGCCGACGGCGCAATGCCGGGCTATCACCAGGAAGCAGGGGTCGCGTCCGATTCCATCACGCCGTCCTACGCAGCCCTCAAGGTACAGGTGGACAATTGGCGCTGGCAGGGCGTGCCCTTCTACCTGCGCACCGGCAAGCGCCTGGCGCAGGGCTGCGCCGAGGTGGTGGTGCAGTTCCGCACTATTCCCTTCTGCGCGTTCGGCGAGGAACAGGCCTGCACCCGTATTGCCCCAAACCGGCTGGTGCTGTGCATCCAGCCCGACGAATCGGTGCGTCTGGAATTCGCCGCCAAGGTGCCCGGGCCCGGCATGGCAGTGGAAACGGCGCGCATGCACTTCGGCTTCCATGGTCGCCATCCTGACGCGCCGCCCGCCTACCAGCGCCTGCTGCTGGATGCCCTGCACGGCGAGCAGCTGCTGTTCGCCCGCGCCGACGGGGTCGAAATGAGCTGGCGTTTCATTACCCCCATCCTGGAGGCCTATGCCGACCATCCCGGCGCGGAACCCTACGCCTATCCGGCGGGCAGCCGGGGCCCGGTGGCGGCGGATACCCTCATCGCCCGCGACGGCCACGCCTGGCAACCGTTGGGAGGTGTCTGA